GTGAAACACCTAGATGACTTGATGGATATAATAAGACAGAAGATCCTGATCAAGTGGAACCATAGAAGAAAAATAGCAaggaagatggcaggcaagattCTCCCACACATTGTGGCAAAACTGAGGGAGCAAAGCTTCAACCTTGATATTGATGTGATCACACACTCAGATGGTATTGTAGAAGTTTATGCCAAGGGAGGGAGTGGTTATAGGTCTGTAGTGAATTTAGCTGAGAGGACATGATCCTACAGGGCTTGGTAGGTGTCAGGGCTACCTTGCAAACATGCCATTGCTTTCGTCACTTCTATCCCTAGAGAAAAGCATGAAGACCATGTTGATGATTACTATTCTATCAAGAAGTTTGTGCTTGCATATGATGGTGTCATCCCATCAATACCTGACAAAGACAATGTGGCCAAAAGCAACACATGGTTTCTTCATGCATCCTCCACTCCTCAAGTCTACTGCTgatagaagaaagaaaaataggTGCAAGGGAGCAGTTGAAGGAGGAGGgggtagcaaaggcaagaaaggtAGACATGAGTGCCCAATCTACCATGAGTATGGGCATCACTGGTACACTTGCAAAAATGGTGATCCATCAGATATTGCTGCAATGGAGGCAGACAGGTGACTTGACTATCCAAAATAGTACTCTATTAATTTGTTGTGTAGTTCACTAACCAATTTGTGTAGGGGTCCaccgaagaagaggaagaagaaggcagcACCAGCAAATACTGCGACAAGTATTGTGCTTGCACCTACACCTAGGATGACCTTTCCTAATCTGCCTAACATTGCTCCCATTTCCAAGaaaagaaataagcaaacattATCTTTAGGAGGAAGCAAGAAAACTAAGGGGTCATCAAACACTTCAACTCACACAATAGATCCTCAGTTTGGAAGATAACTTAACTCACCCAACAGATCCTCATTTTGTGTCACTATGTTCTGTGCACTAATTGTGTGTGATTATATGCCACTAGATCTAGAACTGGGTCTAATCAACTTGGGCATGAACCTGGAGATGAACATATGCCACTGTCTATTTTGCTCCCATCGACATTTGAACAAGATGCATAGGCAGCTGTGGTGAAGAAAACTGATGCAAAAGATGGGATGAAGAAAAGAGTTGCACAGGTCCATATTTCACCATCCAGCCCAACAACGGGAACTAGGAGCAAGGTGCAAACTTCACCATCCAGTCCAGCGATGGGAACTAGAAGCAAGAAGAGACTTAACCTTGCTTGAGCTCTGTTTTGTGTTATTTTGTTGTTCCAGGACTTAATGTGGTTTGATGATGTCAGAATTTGTAATGTGGTCTAGAAACTAGATACTTTATTTTGTGGTCTGCAAACTTGTAATGTGGTTTGGATGACCAGAACCTGTAATGTGGTTTGGGTGGCTAAAAAGTTTGCTTTTGTTGTCAAACTGAATTGTGGTCTAGGTGACCTGAACCTATAATGGATGAACCTAGATAGTCAGGTGTTTGAGACCACTTTATTTTCTAGCTCTGTCATGACTCCATGAATTTCACTGCGTCATTCATCCATTCACTTGGCGCTAATTGTAGGGCGTTTTGGCGTCAAAATCTCCCAGCAGAAAAGCCAAAGCAAGCAGTGGGGCAGAAGGAAATCGAAAATTTTGTAGTCCACATCAGATGAGGGCATTTGGGTCATCCCCTTCTGTTTAACGATGTAGGCcctattcgcttctcttataatctgtacttttcagtttgttttttcagtcgaaacaatgttttttttctcacaacaaaccagccaaAATAGTATTTCAGCTtgatttttcagcgaagcgaacggggccatagaggCAAAAGCAACAGCAGTGGCACTGAAGGAACAAAAGTTTAGAGCTATATCTGAGAAGTCTACGAAACTTTTTTTAATGGCATGCTAGGAACTGTGATCTTTTATAATGACCTAGAAGTAAAAGGCTCATGGGAAAAAGACAACCATGGTTTTTTTTTCCCTCAAACGAACTGCGGAAAGGGGAAAAGGAAAGGGGAAAAAAGGGGGAAAGACCGAAACAGGCGACAGAAATGGCGACGGAGAAGCGCCGGCGGCGGCACTCACCGTCGGCCGCCACGCCCAGCGCCTCGCCGACGTCCTCCTCAAATCCAGAAGCCGCTATATTGCACTCTCCTTCCCCTCCGCTGGACCTCATCCCCGACATCACCTCCCGCCTGACCTCTCTCGAGGACTTCTTCGCCCTGCGCGCCTCCTGCGGCGCCTACCGCGCCGTCCTCCCGCCGTCCCGCGGGGTCCTCGCCTGCCAGTCCCCGCTCCTCCTTGTCGCCCTTTTCCCCTCCTTCTCCGAGGCGTTATTCCACCTCTCGCTCCGCCGCCTCCACCGCTTCCGCCTCCCCTGGGGCCATCACCTGCCCCCCTCCCGCCGCACCCTCCACTACGCGCACGGCTACCtcgtcaccgccaccaccgcgtcCTCCCACTACCCCCCGAGGCTCCTGCTCCTCCACCTCTTCTCCGGCGAGCAGCTCCGCCTCCCCAAGGTCCCCGCGCCGTTCACCCGCGTCATCATCTCCGACGACCTGGCCGCCGTCCTCTTCCTGCCCGGCAGGCCCAACGTCCAGCACTGCCACCCTGGGGACGCGCTCTGGCGTGTGGCCACCGCGGACGCGCCCCACGTTGTTGACGATATGCTCTTCGTCGATGGCACCCTCTACGCCCTGGTAAATGGCCTCCGTATTGCCACAGTCGAACTGTCTGATAGTTTGCTGGAACTGTCGTTTCTAGGAGAGGAGGTGGATGACGACAGCAAGCCTGCGGGAGGGCAGTTCATGCTCGGAGAGTGCGGGGGTGATGTGTTGCTCATCAGTCAGGATCACACGGAGATGATGCTGTACCATGTTTATCGGTGGGTGTTTGAGGTGGGGAAGTGGGTTTCAGTCACGAGCTTAGGCGGGCGGACActgtttcttggtttcttcggATTTGCAGCCTGTATTGGTCCAGATTACCCAGGAATCCGAGGGGATTGCTTATATGCAGCTGGGCCGCGCTTGGGTGAATGGCACGAGTACTCCTTGGCTGATGGAACTTGCGATGTTCGCTATGCTGATTATCCAGGTGCACCGCCCCTGAACAACAATTCACCTATCAGACCTCCGGTCTGGGTCTTCCCCAGCCTGTGTTGATGCTGGTTGTGTATTCTTTCCAATCATGTAGAACATCTGAGTCTGACTTGAAATAAGTCATGGTATGCTTGATTTCTGAGGCTGCTATTTCTTAATTCTTAATTTCGTTTCTGTAAACAATATGCTGATCAGCAATGAGTATTGAAACACAGTATATTACCAGTTATTTGTTATGTTGATTGAGGTATAGAATACAGTTGTTAAGTGTTACTATAAGAATAGATAGTGCCCATCCTGCAGATAAGGGATTATGGATGGTTTGTCTATGCGCTATGCTCCTTTCTAGACCTTGGTTGATCTAATTTTGCTTCTTTCTTGGTATATGAATATTACCATGACATCGCAACAATAATGAGGACATCTCTGTGTATGGAATTACAAATTTAGTTTATCATGGCTTGATCTTATAGTATTGGTGAGTTTGTCTTCAACCAACAAGCTATTCATAAAGTTGCACATTGCTATCGATGTATCATGGTATGTgaaaccaacttcaaactactATGGTCTTATTGTCTTAACATGTTGGATCTCTTTTCATAAGTTCAGTACTTCAGTCACAAGCTATTCATCTTATTATAGCACCTACTTTTGTTAGAAGTAGATAGTTCAGGAGGTGTTGAGAAATGATTATTACTTAGTTCAGGAGGTTACTTCGGATAGTTAGTTCAAGAGATATATTTTTCCCTCTCTCGAACAAAATTAGTTCAGGGGAAGTTGTCAGGATATCCATATAATAAAAAACCTTAAAGGTTACCACCACTCTGAAAAAATGCAAAAAGGCTAGATATTTGGAAAGGCTCGTCTATGTCTATTGCTGGTAGGTCAACCCTGATAACCTCCAGTTTGAATAGTGCCCCAATTTATCACATGTCCATCTATCTTCTGCCCAAAACTGTGATAAAAGAAATGGACAAAGTGAGAAGAACTTTCTTCTGGCAGGCAGGCCACTCCAGGAGAAAATATCATTTAGTAAGATGGACCAAAATTTGTAAAAGTAagaaaaaggggggggggggggggggggggggggggggggggggggctggggaTTAAGGATATCAGGAAAATGAACTTAAGTTTACTATTCTGGACTTTGGCAGGATTTAGTCACATATAAATACTTCTGGAGGGACAATGTGCGTTTTGTGAAGCATAAACAAACTGACTCACCCATTTGGACAGACCTTCTTAAGGTCAAACACATATATCTTCAAGGTAGGAAGATGATTGTTAAGAATGGCAAATCAACATCGGTTTGGAGAGATATCTGGCTTTATAATGATCCCCTCTGTACTCTTTCTCCTGACCTCTTTAAACTTTGAGCAACAGAACATATCAGTTCATCAGATGCTCAGTAATTTGATTCCCATCACCTTTTCGAGATGGCTGACTACTGAGCTTAGATGTGAATGGGGTAGAATTCTCAGTGACGCTTCTGAACTCTAGCTTGACTCTGATCATGATATAGCCTCTTGGAAACTGGAAAGCAGAGGTAAATTCTCTGTTAAATCGACGTATAATGCACTGACTAGTTCTGAGGGGGGGCCATCCTTCAAGGATATCTGGAAAGGGAAACTTCCAGCCAAAATCAAAATCTTTCTGTGGTTAGTGGCAAATGAGGCTATCTTAACAAAAGATAACATGATTAGAAGGAACTGGAATGGAGATCCATCCTGTTATTTCTGTCATCAACCTGAGTCTGTGACCCATCTCCTATTTACTTGCTCTGTGGCTAAGGTTGTGTGGGCCACAATTACTACCTGCCTTGGTGCCAATGATATTCCTACTTCTTTTCAGCAAAGCTGGAAATGGTGTGAGAAATGGATTCCCAAAGGGAAACTATTCTTTGCTGTTGGTATTGCAGCTGTATGTTGGTCGATATGGAAGATGAGGAATAAGATATGTTTTGAGGGGAAGAAATTCCACAATCCCATTGAGATTGTATTTCATGCCTGTGCGCTCATGAAATTCTGGGCAGGTCTTCAGAAAGAGGTGGACAAGGAAACGCTGATCAAGGGTGTGGATACTATGTTCAAGATTGCGGTGCAGCTGCTGTCCAAGAAGCTGTCAAGCCGTCAGTCAGATTAGCATGCTGCAAGATGTCGACAGAGATGAAGAAGCTGATAAAGGCAAAAAGTGATGACAAGGCTTGGGAAGCTACCCGCCTCATTTCTGTTGAGATGTTTTTGTTAGCGCTAGCTATCGTTTGCTGGGTTGTAATTCTGGCGATGGAGTTCAAAGCTCCCTGTTCTATTTTGCGTCGTTCTTCTGTATGCTCCTCTACTGTTCTGAAACATCTTTAAAACTCTGATGTATTTCCGTGCGAATGCAATGGAAATGGGGTATATCCCTAATTCGAAAAAAAAGGTTACCACCACTCTTCCACCGTAACAATTTACTTACAATGAGGCatgttttagaagaaaaaaaattacTTACAACGACACGATAGTAGAACCAAATCTGAGGAATAGCAGAAGATTTAGCTCAACACCTGATATTCTTGAGGATGTTTACATTACGTAAGCCTATTTGCTGAATGATCTATGTGGACACACTTACTTCTTTTCCCACTTAGGCTTTACACCCTTGATTGTTTTGTAGTCCTGGCTAAACAATGTGACTGACTGACTGCTGTGCTCAACTCAGCAAAGGACACAGTTTATCTATAGATCAAAGAGCATGCCCCCTTGAAGAAATATGAAAATACTAGTTACACGTTTTAAATAACCTGGAAGGCCAGACCGCCTGAGTAAATGGTTACACCACTTGTCTGATGGTTTGTGGTTAAAAATCTCTGCCATGTTTTCCACACAAGAATTCTGTACCCTCCATTTCTGGAGATTTTGAGAATCTGGAATTTTGCATCTTGTAGTTGATAATGAAAGAAAGCAGTATCATCTTACAGGAGATTGGTTAGGACGACTTGCTCATTCTCATATTAGATGGCTCCCTGTTGATTTCTTGTCATGAACATTGAACAATACTTCAGTAGGAGATCCTCCAAGACCAAGTGCACATCTCGCTTCTCATGGAGTCAAACCTGTGCACATGTGCATGGTATTTTCTGATGTCTGGTCTGTGTTGCCCTTACAGTAGTACTCAGAATTCAGAAACTGGAATTCAGTGCACTTTATGCTCTGTTCCCCTGTCATGTAACATTGGTTTTGCGAATTTTCAGTTACTTGTCATCCTTGATCATCTTATGCATTTTTTAGTCTCCTCAAGTCCTCATACTAATGCAAATTAGGCAAACTTCGGATGCAAATCTGCTTAACTTGCTATAGCAATATACATTTCATAAACCCAACCCTAGCTTGCACCATCGATTTCCAGGCGTTTTGTTCTTAACCTAGTGGATGAGTTGGTTCAGAAACTTCAGAGGAGCAACTGATTCTTTGATCGTCCTTTTGTTTACTGTAACGGTTCTTGTATGTAACTGAACTCTGAACTTCTATGTTTTTTGCATAAACAAGACTGCAGAGTCTGAAGGTAGATGTGTCTGATCAGTGATCAGTTCGTCCTTGCAGTAGCAGAGGCCATGCAATTGTCTCGAGCACTTCTATTGCTTGCTGCCTTCCTGGCGCATCCGTGGTCAGTTGGTCCGACGGGGTTTGTATTGGCTGGGAGATCGGGGTGGGGTCGACCTGCAGCGAGTCAGACTCCACTAGCAGCAAGTTGCGAACAGTGCACTCCTCACCGTCCTCTTCCAATCCAAACCACCCGGAGCAAGCGGCCGCCGCTAAGCACACACGAACGCAGGTCGGGCGGGAATGCAACGCGCCGCGCTCCTCCGCCCGCTCGTCGGGTCTCCTTTCGTACCCGCGGGTCCCCTTGCTCAGGTTGCTGTGCGGCGCCGCTGCCGCTTCCATGGGGGTGCTCGCGTGAGGTCCTCAACCGGGGAGGGCGGAAGCGGGGACGGCGAGGGCGCCGGTGCCGCGGCGTCTTGGCTGAGCTCGGTGGTGGGGGAGAAAGTGGACGAGCTTCTGCGCCGCGAAGAGAACCGGGCCCTGCTCGAGGGCGTCGAGGACGCCGAGCGCCGCGTTGAGCGCGCGCGCGCCGCGCTCGCCGACATCGAGCGTCAGgaggccgccgcgctcctcgccCGCGAGGAAGTTCGCCGCCTCGAGAAGCGGCGCGATGAGGTATGCTGACATGCTGCTATCCACCGCGACGCGCTTGGTGGCTCCAGCTTGTTCGATGTTTTGCCTGCTCAGTGAACGATGCCCATGCCGTGATGGTTTCCCTTGAATCCATGATCAGTGGGTCGCTCACAGTAGAGCGACCTGTCCTGCATGCACTAGCGTTCAGCCTCCCACACTGCTGCACAGAGAACAGACCCCCACGGCCAACACGAAGCACGAACGGGTGCCATGTTGTTCCTGGGAGATGCAATCTTACTAAGCTGTGTGGCC
Above is a genomic segment from Miscanthus floridulus cultivar M001 chromosome 3, ASM1932011v1, whole genome shotgun sequence containing:
- the LOC136546637 gene encoding uncharacterized protein, which translates into the protein MATEKRRRRHSPSAATPSASPTSSSNPEAAILHSPSPPLDLIPDITSRLTSLEDFFALRASCGAYRAVLPPSRGVLACQSPLLLVALFPSFSEALFHLSLRRLHRFRLPWGHHLPPSRRTLHYAHGYLVTATTASSHYPPRLLLLHLFSGEQLRLPKVPAPFTRVIISDDLAAVLFLPGRPNVQHCHPGDALWRVATADAPHVVDDMLFVDGTLYALVNGLRIATVELSDSLLELSFLGEEVDDDSKPAGGQFMLGECGGDVLLISQDHTEMMLYHVYRWVFEVGKWVSVTSLGGRTLFLGFFGFAACIGPDYPGIRGDCLYAAGPRLGEWHEYSLADGTCDVRYADYPGAPPLNNNSPIRPPVWVFPSLC